A single region of the Ctenopharyngodon idella isolate HZGC_01 chromosome 21, HZGC01, whole genome shotgun sequence genome encodes:
- the cnksr2b gene encoding connector enhancer of kinase suppressor of ras 2 isoform X4: MTRNNVIQLCLELTTIVQQDGTVYETENKILHVCKTLSGVCDHIISLSSDPMVSQAAHLEVVQLDNIRSTEGLGMYIKSTYDGLHVITGTTEGSLADRCKKIHAGDEVIQVNHQTVVGWQLKNLVNSLRSNPAGVTLTLKKRPQSTLTSAPALLKNMRWKPLALQPIIPPSPSSSVATPSSTLSTPSRRDSCALQDLYIPPPPDEPYTPRDDMGNLTSNCQQAAKGSDSPNSFLDQECRRRFPLLDEDAVLYCYEYDQSQGPPPVRRDSTPTYGRLRPISMPVEYNWVGDYEDPAKLKKEIRRENSLLRYVSEDKAGTEEYHTGRRSSSRRSRRRNEKGGSPAHYALVPALQMDMLQHDSLVTPTSETSSVYLTFDRSSMLSRSKKVKLRAGSLPSISKRRISCRDLGQGDCEGWLWKKKDAKSYFSQKWKKYWVVLKDACLYWYTNEEDEKAEGFVSLPEFNIDQANECRKKFAFKACHPKIKSFYFAADNLDDMNRWLSRLNMAATAHTEQKRIRQDHDYWSESDHEDADHMPSTPKQDSPPPPYDTYPHPTSASPFQESQHIRPPSTETIQSRSPLSETQGGSVSSASSPGRKSASQRRSWQDLIETPLTSSGLHFLQTLPLDDSVFVDPSRTVPIELRRQSTLPAQHGLPPEHYVPPTTPTQPSQKPITAVGRGEGVEGSGVGSKHRSFTLPRDSGLHAILAASSAAEHADAQRYHLGRAHARDTGPERERRHQADSLVDLYRALERTSLSPVNEHRSSSRLEYKRSFIRRCNDPLLNEKLHRLRILQNSFKDIPLQEAETKIIHRDV; the protein is encoded by the exons GATGGCACAGTGTATGAGACGGAAAATAAGATATTGCATGTG TGTAAGACACTTTCAGGTGTATGTGACCACATCATTTCACTCTCTTCGGACCCCATGGTGTCCCAGGCCGCCCATCTGGAAGTGGTGCAGCTGGACAACATAAGGTCCACAGAGGGACTG GGCATGTACATTAAATCAACCTATGATGGCCTACATGTCATCACAGGCACTACAGAGGGA TCGCTAGCTGACCGCTGTAAGAAAATCCATGCTGGTGATGAGGTCATACAGGTCAATCATCAGACAGTG GTGGGCTGGCAGCTGAAGAACCTGGTAAACTCTTTACGTAGCAATCCTGCGGGTGTGACCCTCACGCTGAAGAAACGACCTCAGAGCACTCTCACGTCAGCCCCAGCCTTACTCAAGAACATGAGATGGAAGCCCCTCGCCCTGCAG CCCATCATCCCCCCCAGCCCCAGCAGCAGTGTGGCCACACCATCCAGCACCCTCAGCACCCCATCCAGACGGGACAGCTGCGCTCTACAGGACCTCTACATCCCCCCTCCCCCAGACGAGCCCTACACGCCCAG AGATGACATGGGGAATCTGACCAGCAATTGTCAGCAGGCCGCTAAAGGTTCTGATTCACCCAATTCCTTCTTGGATCAGGAGTGCCGGAGGCGATTCCCCCTGTTGGATGAGGATGCGGTCCTGTACTGTTATGAGTATGATCAGAGTCAGGGCCCTCCACCCGTACGGAGGGACAGCACTCCCACATATG GACGGCTGAGGCCTATTTCCATGCCTGTAGAATATAACTGGGTTGGAGACTATGAAGATCCAGCCAAGCTGAAGAAAGAGATCAGAagag AAAACTCCCTGCTGCGATATGTGAGTGAGGACAAGGCAGGGACAGAGGAGTACCACACAGGACGTCGCAGCAGTAGTAGGCGTAGTAGAAGAAGGAATGAGAAAGGTGGAAGCCCCGCCCACTATGCTCTAGTCCCCGCCCTCCAGATGGACATGCTGCAGCATGACTCGTTGGTCACACCCACATCTGAAACCTCTTCTGTCTATCTT ACATTTGATCGATCATCCATGCTCTCCCGGTCAAAGAAAGTTAAGTTAAGAG CTGGATCCCTGCCCTCTATTAGTAAGCGGCGAATCTCCTGCAGAGACTTGGGTCAGGGTGACTGTGAGGGATGGCTCTGGAAGAAGAAGGATGCAAAGAGTTACTTCTCTCAGAAATGGAAGAAGTACTGGGTTGTGCTGAAAGATGCCTGCCTGTACTGGTACACCAATGAAGAG GATGAGAAGGCAGAGGGCTTTGTCAGTTTGCCTGAGTTCAACATTGATCAAGCCAACGAATGTCGCAAAAAGTT TGCTTTTAAGGCTTGCCATCCTAAAATCAAGAGTTTCTATTTTGCTGCGGACAACTTGGATGATATGAATAG GTGGCTCAGTCGGCTGAACATGGCGGCAACAGCTCACACGGAGCAGAAAAGGATCCGACAGGATCATG ACTACTGGAGTGAGAGTGACCATGAGGATGCTGATCACATGCCCTCAACACCTAAACAGGACAGTCCTCCACCTCCGTATGACACTTACCCGCACCCTACCTCA GCGAGTCCATTCCAGGAGTCCCAACACATCCGCCCACCCTCCACGGAGACCATCCAGTCCCGCTCCCCCCTCTCCGAGACACAGGGGGGCAGCGTGAGCAGCGCTAGCTCCCCGGGCCGAAAGTCTGCCAGCCAGCGGCGTTCGTGGCAGGACCTCATCGAGACTCCCCTCACCAGCTCCGGCCTCCATTTCCTGCAGACTCTGCCATTAGACGACTCCGTGTTCGTCGATCCCAGCCGAACCGTGCCCATCGAGCTCCGCCGCCAGTCTACGCTCCCCGCCCAGCACGGGCTGCCTCCAGAACACTACGTCCCGCCCACTACGCCCACTCAACCCAGTCAAAAGCCCATCACAGCTGTAGGAAGAGGAGAAGGAGTAGAAGGAAGTGGAGTAGGAAGCAAGCACCGCAGTTTCACTTTGCCCCGTGACAGTGGTCTTCATGCCATCCTGGCTGCCAGCAGTGCAGCTGAACATGCAGATGCACAGCGCTACCACCTGGGCCGGGCCCATGCCAGAGACACAG GTCCCGAGCGGGAGCGCAGGCACCAGGCTGACTCGTTGGTGGATTTGTACAGGGCTCTGGAGAGGACTAGTCTATCACCTGTCAATGAGCACAGGTCCTCTTCTCGATTAGAGTACAAGCGCTCATTCATCCGTCGCTGTAATGATCCGTTACTCAATGAGAAGCTGCACCGCCTGCGGATCCTTCAAAACTCATTCAAG GACATCCCTCTTCAAGAGGCAGAAACTAAGATCATCCATCGGGATGTGTAG
- the cnksr2b gene encoding connector enhancer of kinase suppressor of ras 2 isoform X3 encodes MFKINHECGQSPSSFTHGLEIRLPLSRVMENGGNEQMRGGRGKVLHQDGTVYETENKILHVCKTLSGVCDHIISLSSDPMVSQAAHLEVVQLDNIRSTEGLGMYIKSTYDGLHVITGTTEGSLADRCKKIHAGDEVIQVNHQTVVGWQLKNLVNSLRSNPAGVTLTLKKRPQSTLTSAPALLKNMRWKPLALQPIIPPSPSSSVATPSSTLSTPSRRDSCALQDLYIPPPPDEPYTPRDDMGNLTSNCQQAAKGSDSPNSFLDQECRRRFPLLDEDAVLYCYEYDQSQGPPPVRRDSTPTYGRLRPISMPVEYNWVGDYEDPAKLKKEIRRENSLLRYVSEDKAGTEEYHTGRRSSSRRSRRRNEKGGSPAHYALVPALQMDMLQHDSLVTPTSETSSVYLTFDRSSMLSRSKKVKLRAGSLPSISKRRISCRDLGQGDCEGWLWKKKDAKSYFSQKWKKYWVVLKDACLYWYTNEEDEKAEGFVSLPEFNIDQANECRKKFAFKACHPKIKSFYFAADNLDDMNRWLSRLNMAATAHTEQKRIRQDHDYWSESDHEDADHMPSTPKQDSPPPPYDTYPHPTSASPFQESQHIRPPSTETIQSRSPLSETQGGSVSSASSPGRKSASQRRSWQDLIETPLTSSGLHFLQTLPLDDSVFVDPSRTVPIELRRQSTLPAQHGLPPEHYVPPTTPTQPSQKPITAVGRGEGVEGSGVGSKHRSFTLPRDSGLHAILAASSAAEHADAQRYHLGRAHARDTGPERERRHQADSLVDLYRALERTSLSPVNEHRSSSRLEYKRSFIRRCNDPLLNEKLHRLRILQNSFKDIPLQEAETKIIHRDV; translated from the exons ATGTTTAAGATTAATCATGAGTGCGGACAGTCCCCGAGCTCCTTCACCCACGGGCTGGAAATCAGACTACCATTAAGCAGAGTGATGGAGAATGGAGGAAATGAGCAGAtgagaggaggaagaggaaaagTATTGCACCAG GATGGCACAGTGTATGAGACGGAAAATAAGATATTGCATGTG TGTAAGACACTTTCAGGTGTATGTGACCACATCATTTCACTCTCTTCGGACCCCATGGTGTCCCAGGCCGCCCATCTGGAAGTGGTGCAGCTGGACAACATAAGGTCCACAGAGGGACTG GGCATGTACATTAAATCAACCTATGATGGCCTACATGTCATCACAGGCACTACAGAGGGA TCGCTAGCTGACCGCTGTAAGAAAATCCATGCTGGTGATGAGGTCATACAGGTCAATCATCAGACAGTG GTGGGCTGGCAGCTGAAGAACCTGGTAAACTCTTTACGTAGCAATCCTGCGGGTGTGACCCTCACGCTGAAGAAACGACCTCAGAGCACTCTCACGTCAGCCCCAGCCTTACTCAAGAACATGAGATGGAAGCCCCTCGCCCTGCAG CCCATCATCCCCCCCAGCCCCAGCAGCAGTGTGGCCACACCATCCAGCACCCTCAGCACCCCATCCAGACGGGACAGCTGCGCTCTACAGGACCTCTACATCCCCCCTCCCCCAGACGAGCCCTACACGCCCAG AGATGACATGGGGAATCTGACCAGCAATTGTCAGCAGGCCGCTAAAGGTTCTGATTCACCCAATTCCTTCTTGGATCAGGAGTGCCGGAGGCGATTCCCCCTGTTGGATGAGGATGCGGTCCTGTACTGTTATGAGTATGATCAGAGTCAGGGCCCTCCACCCGTACGGAGGGACAGCACTCCCACATATG GACGGCTGAGGCCTATTTCCATGCCTGTAGAATATAACTGGGTTGGAGACTATGAAGATCCAGCCAAGCTGAAGAAAGAGATCAGAagag AAAACTCCCTGCTGCGATATGTGAGTGAGGACAAGGCAGGGACAGAGGAGTACCACACAGGACGTCGCAGCAGTAGTAGGCGTAGTAGAAGAAGGAATGAGAAAGGTGGAAGCCCCGCCCACTATGCTCTAGTCCCCGCCCTCCAGATGGACATGCTGCAGCATGACTCGTTGGTCACACCCACATCTGAAACCTCTTCTGTCTATCTT ACATTTGATCGATCATCCATGCTCTCCCGGTCAAAGAAAGTTAAGTTAAGAG CTGGATCCCTGCCCTCTATTAGTAAGCGGCGAATCTCCTGCAGAGACTTGGGTCAGGGTGACTGTGAGGGATGGCTCTGGAAGAAGAAGGATGCAAAGAGTTACTTCTCTCAGAAATGGAAGAAGTACTGGGTTGTGCTGAAAGATGCCTGCCTGTACTGGTACACCAATGAAGAG GATGAGAAGGCAGAGGGCTTTGTCAGTTTGCCTGAGTTCAACATTGATCAAGCCAACGAATGTCGCAAAAAGTT TGCTTTTAAGGCTTGCCATCCTAAAATCAAGAGTTTCTATTTTGCTGCGGACAACTTGGATGATATGAATAG GTGGCTCAGTCGGCTGAACATGGCGGCAACAGCTCACACGGAGCAGAAAAGGATCCGACAGGATCATG ACTACTGGAGTGAGAGTGACCATGAGGATGCTGATCACATGCCCTCAACACCTAAACAGGACAGTCCTCCACCTCCGTATGACACTTACCCGCACCCTACCTCA GCGAGTCCATTCCAGGAGTCCCAACACATCCGCCCACCCTCCACGGAGACCATCCAGTCCCGCTCCCCCCTCTCCGAGACACAGGGGGGCAGCGTGAGCAGCGCTAGCTCCCCGGGCCGAAAGTCTGCCAGCCAGCGGCGTTCGTGGCAGGACCTCATCGAGACTCCCCTCACCAGCTCCGGCCTCCATTTCCTGCAGACTCTGCCATTAGACGACTCCGTGTTCGTCGATCCCAGCCGAACCGTGCCCATCGAGCTCCGCCGCCAGTCTACGCTCCCCGCCCAGCACGGGCTGCCTCCAGAACACTACGTCCCGCCCACTACGCCCACTCAACCCAGTCAAAAGCCCATCACAGCTGTAGGAAGAGGAGAAGGAGTAGAAGGAAGTGGAGTAGGAAGCAAGCACCGCAGTTTCACTTTGCCCCGTGACAGTGGTCTTCATGCCATCCTGGCTGCCAGCAGTGCAGCTGAACATGCAGATGCACAGCGCTACCACCTGGGCCGGGCCCATGCCAGAGACACAG GTCCCGAGCGGGAGCGCAGGCACCAGGCTGACTCGTTGGTGGATTTGTACAGGGCTCTGGAGAGGACTAGTCTATCACCTGTCAATGAGCACAGGTCCTCTTCTCGATTAGAGTACAAGCGCTCATTCATCCGTCGCTGTAATGATCCGTTACTCAATGAGAAGCTGCACCGCCTGCGGATCCTTCAAAACTCATTCAAG GACATCCCTCTTCAAGAGGCAGAAACTAAGATCATCCATCGGGATGTGTAG
- the sms gene encoding spermine synthase → MAVLHYTLDFKLRAPADVSATVRGLQSIFQEQEMTENVHDSEGHGYLATFVGKNGRFAILRMHSHGLVTFDLQCLEGDDVVQVDNLLNALEKKLKALLDGNIQRIKRLPALIRGSDVDRYWPTADGRLMEYDIDEVVYEKDSPYQNIKILHSQQFGNMLILNGDVNLAESDLPYTQAIMGSGKEHYAGKEVLILGGGDGGILHEAVKLKPKMITMVEIDELVIDGCRKHMRKTCGNVLDNLKGDCYEILVQDCVPVLKKFAEQGRTFDYVINDLTAVPISTAPEEDSTWEFLRLILDLSIRVLRPSGKYFTQGNCANLTDALSEYEKLLGRLSCKVDFSKEVVCVPSYMELWVFYTIWKK, encoded by the exons ATGGCAGTGCTACATTACACCCTTGACTTCAAGCTCCGTGCGCCAG CTGATGTCTCTGCGACTGTGCGTGGCCTGCAGTCTATATTTCAAGAGCAGGAAATGACAGAGAATGTCCACGACTCTGAGGGACACGGATATCTGGCAACCTTCGTCGGCAAGAATGGCAG GTTTGCCATCTTACGAATGCACTCCCATGGTctggtgacctttgacctccagTGTCTTGAAGGGGATGATGTAGTGCAAGTGGACAAT CTACTGAATGCCCTGGAGAAGAAACTGAAGGCTCTCCTGGATGGAAATATCCAAAGGATCAAGAG ACTCCCTGCGCTGATTCGAGGCAGTGATGTGGACCGATACTGGCCCACGGCTGACGGCAGGCTGATGGAGTACGACATTGATGAAGTTGTGTACGAGAAGGATTCCCCCTACCAGAACATCAAAATTTTGCATTCGCAGCAGTTTGGCAATATGCTTATTCTTAACGGGGATGTCA ATCTGGCAGAAAGTGATCTGCCCTACACTCAGGCCATTATGGGCAGCGGCAAAGAGCACTATGCTGGAAAGGAGGTACTTATTCTGGGAGGAGGAGATGGAGGAATTCTCCATGAGGCGGTAAAGCTCAAACCAAAGATGATCACCATGGTTGAGAT TGACGAGCTGGTGATTGATGGATGTCGGAAACACATGAGGAAGACGTGTGGGAATGTTTTAGATAACTTGAAGGGAGATTGTTATGAG ATTTTGGTTCAAGACTGTGTTCCCGTACTTAAAAAGTTTGCAGAGCAAGGGAGGACGTTTGATTACGTGATCAATGACTTGACAGCTGTCCCTATTTCCACAGCACCTGAGGAGG ATTCCACATGGGAATTCCTGAGACTCATCCTTGACCTCTCTATTAGAGTTTTACGCCCTAGTGGAAAGTATTTCACACAG GGTAATTGTGCGAATCTGACTGATGCGCTCAGTGAATATGAAAAGCTTTTGGGGAGACTTTCATGCAAAGTGGACTTTTCCAAAGAGGTGGTGTGTGTTCCCTCGTATATGGAGCT ATGGGTGTTTTACACCATCTGGAAGAAGTAA